A DNA window from Pseudorasbora parva isolate DD20220531a chromosome 5, ASM2467924v1, whole genome shotgun sequence contains the following coding sequences:
- the pikfyve gene encoding 1-phosphatidylinositol 3-phosphate 5-kinase isoform X2, whose translation MMHGIETEQSVRCRVRARRSVCDLCRGSDMAAEDKTSSLSSVMDWSSEPPLSPTSPSHLTHFKPLTPEQEEPPLRSAYSSFVSLFRFNKEKTGANIAPAKKLAKFEEGRPPSVAEKSQSASSSPQGPRRNWSSPSHSIHGSETHRKHSELFRRTSTASEGRRKSEAPLGGHDPRTAVQLRTALKRLKEIMEGKSQDSDLKQYWMPDSQCKECYDCNEKFTTFRRRHHCRLCGQIFCSRCCNQEIPGDLRACTYCRKIALSYAHSADSSSIGEDLSALSDSTCSVCVLEPTEPRTPVGGRKSSRNIFLEEDLAWQRKNSIGMRKNHQESQNSSLSSRLTAVQEDMGKSPARKRSASVTNLSLDRSVSTIVPAYESSVSPQNSRTLSKTDHNEEERKILLDSSQLKDLWKKICHNSTGMEFQDHRYWLRTYPNCIVGKELVNWLLRNGTISTRAQAIAIGQALVDGRWLDCVTHHDQIFRDEYALYRPLQSTEFSETPSPDSDSVNSLEGHSEPSWFKDIKFDDSDTEQLADENDYVTPNSASPSKRTSVSSFHSAVDSDSAASINLNMEQDNVNFHIKKQAKYPHVPPYPAEQKSMEPYDPFTPETDIHAPMEVLLSEDGGQHISISDAFIKESLFNRRVEEKAKEMLFTPLGWHHSSLDQLREENGEKKAMERLLSANHSHMMALLQQLLYSESLSLSWRDIIVPVVRQVVQTVRPDVRSCDDDMDIRQFVHIKKIPGGKKFDSAVVNGFVCTKNIAHKKMNPYIKNPKILLLKCSIEYLYREETKFTCIDPIVLQEHEFLKNYVQRIADVRPNLVLVEKTVSRIAQDMLLEHGISLVINVKPQVLDRVSRMTQGDLVISMDQLLTKPRLGTCHKFYLHSFQLPNNELKSLMFFEGCPPQLGCTIKLRGASEYELARVKEIIIFMVCVAYHSQLEISFLMDEFAMPPSLAESSSFPCLLESTTLKEEDETGGSQENDGSMLGDDNLTLLPEADFEPGLQEVIKLHSRESSISESFYKDGESPRIDKNGSVASFSGGDDDIIKTSTPLSSFSKLPQPVSPPFLNSDLREMSKELNKGPGEEEKNKELEETLVHRDSTSSETSLPPARLFRDPLQDDTDLFVTEHVDSSDDRLKSISALFKQELKDIILCISPFITFREPFLLTAAGLRCPSRDYFPEQVYLSPLLNKDSKELDGRRKRQLLKESGPSSASLTNGIVPHQRTIQILPCHKLMSARIAEQLGCSQNLARMLADYRAQGGRIRQREGMQFREAPPTKAPVKADSEEDKGAGQSEMTWATKLDCLNPINHQRLCVLFSSSSAQSNNAPNPCVSPWIVTMEFYGKNDLTLGVFLERYCFRPSYQCPSMYCETPMVHHIRRFVHGSGCVQIVLKELDSPVPGYQHTILNYSWCRICKQVTPVVPLSNDSWSMSFAKYLELRFYGHQYTRRANAEPCGHSIHKDYHQYFSYNQMVASFSYISVRLLEICLPPPKIIIRNQGPSKATLQQDLKDFTQKVAQVYLAIDDRLTSLKTDTFSKTREEKMEDMFAQKDMEESELRGWIEKLQVRLQTSAMDSPQQLQAFMESVVVKKQGLCETLQSWNNRLQDLFQQEKGRKRLSVPPSPGRHRQATSDDSKTSALESSPRNSSQIDGEKEDRHLNTFPSSSSLLQLPSPTEQATDVITSGPSFPDQDSVSIPEDMFDGHLGGSNDSQVKSEKSTMKTILANLLPGNSYNPIPFPFDPDKHYLMYEHERVPIAVCEREPSSIIAFALSCKEYKTALEEITKTTAKSGGDDASQGISVGESRAKNSPAKPSDSSMSQLSRSSVDADPLKDPESGDKQKKQTGNPHIELQFSDANAKFYCRIYYAEEFHKMREEIMESSQDEFVRSLSHCVNWQARGGKSGAVFYATEDDRFILKQMPRLEVQSFLDFAPHYFTYITGAVQQKRPTALAKILGVYRIGYKNSQNNTEKKLDLLVMENLFYGRKMAQVFDLKGSLRNRNVKTDQGKESCEVVLLDENLLKLVHDNPLYIRSHCKAILRAAILSDAHFLSSHLIIDYSLLVGRDDTTDELVVGIIDYIRTFTWDKKLEMVVKSTGILGGQGKMPTVVSPELYRSRFCEAMDKYFLMVPDHWTGLGLNC comes from the exons AAAAAACAGGTGCAAACATTGCACCAGCAAAAAAGCTTGCTAAGTTTG AGGAAGGACGGCCTCCTTCGGTGGCGGAGAAAAGTCAATCAGCTTCATCATCACCGCAGGGGCCACGGCGCAACTGGTCAAGTCCCTCTCATTCCATACATGGCTCCGAAACCCACAGAAAACATTCAGAACTTTTTAGAAGAACGTCCACTGCTTCAG AGGGTCGACGGAAATCAGAAGCCCCTCTAGGCGGCCACGACCCGCGAACAGCTGTCCAGCTACGCACAGCCCTCAAGAGACTCAAGGAGATCATGGAGGGGAAAAGTCAG GACAGTGATCTGAAACAGTACTGGATGCCGGACAGTCAGTGTAAAGAGTGCTACGACTGCAATGAGAAATTCACAACCTTCCGACGGCGTCACCATTGTCGACTCTGTGGCCAAATCTTCTGCAGCCGATGCTGCAACCAGGAAATTCCTG GTGATTTACGGGCATGTACGTACTGTCGTAAGATCGCATTGAGCTACGCTCACTCAGCTGACTCGAGCTCCATCGGAGAAGATCTCAGCGCCCTGTCAGACTCAACTTGCTCCGTGTGTGTGCTAGAGCCCACCGAACCACGCACACCTGTGGGGGGCCGCAAATCCAGCCGGAACATCTTCCTGGAAGAGGACTTGGCCTGGCAAAG AAAAAATTCCATTGGGATGAGGAAGAA TCATCAGGAATCTCAGAACAGTAGTCTCAGTTCCAGACTTACAGCAGTACAAGAGGATATGGGCAAGTCACCAGCCAGGAAGAG GTCAGCTAGTGTGACCAACCTGTCTTTGGACCGCTCCGTCTCAACCATAGTTCCTGCCTACGAGAGTTCAGTTAGTCCACAGAACAGCCGAACCCTATCCAAGACTGACCACAATGAAGAGGAGCGAAAGATCCTTCTG GATTCTTCTCAACTTAAAGATCTATGGAAGAAGATTTGCCACAACAGTACAGGGATGGAGTTCCAGGACCATCGGTACTGGCTGCGTACTTACCCCAACTGCATTGTCGGTAAAGAGTTGGTCAACTGGCTTTTACGAAACGGCACTATTTCAACTAG GGCTCAGGCCATAGCTATTGGGCAGGCTTTGGTAGATGGCCGCTGGCTTGACTGTGTAACCCATCATGATCAGATTTTCCGTGATGAGTACGCCCTCTATCGCCCTCTCCAG AGCACAGAGTTCTCAGAAACCCCCTCTCCAGACAGTGACAGTGTGAATTCTCTGGAAGGACACTCTGAACCGTCATGGTTTAAAGACATCAAGTTTGACGACAGTGACACCGAGCAGCTAGCAGATGAAAATGACTATGTCACACCAA ACTCGGCCAGCCCCAGTAAAAGAACATCCGTCAGCAGTTTCCATTCTGCGGTGGACAGTGACTCAGCCGCCTCCATCAATCTAAACATGGAGCAGGACAATGTCAATTTCCACATCAAGAAGCAGGCCAAGTACCCTCATGTGCCTCCTTACCCAGCCGAGCAAAAAAGTATGGAGCCCTATGACCCGTTCACCCCAGAAACCGACATCCATGCACCAA TGGAAGTCCTGCTTTCTGAAGATGGAGGTCAGCATATATCCATTAGTGATGCCTTCATTAAAG AGTCTTTGTTTAACCGGAGGGTTGAGGAGAAAGCTAAAGAAATGCTTTTCACTCCTCTCGGCTGGCATCACAGCTCCTTGGACCAGCTCCGGGAAGAGAATGGGGAAAAGAAAGCGATGGAGCGTTTACT GTCTGCTAATCACAGCCACATGATGGCGCTGCTGCAGCAGCTGCTGTACAGCGAATCGCTGTCTCTCTCCTGGCGTGACATCATCGTACCTGTGGTGAGGCAGGTGGTGCAGACGGTGCGACCGGATGTGCGCAGCTGTGATGACGACATGGATATCCGTCAGTTCGTCCACATCAAAAAA ATTCCAGGGGGAAAGAAATTTGACTCTGCTGTAGTGAATGGCTTTGTTTGCACAAAGAATATTGCACACAAAAAG ATGAACCCTTACATCAAAAACCCCAAGATCCTTCTCCTCAAATGCTCCATTGAGTATCTGTACAGAGAAGAGACCAAGTTCACCTGCATTGACCCAATTGTGTTGCAG GAGCATGAGTTTCTGAAGAACTATGTTCAGAGGATTGCTGATGTCCGACCAAACCTGGTGTTGGTGGAGAAGACTGTTTCTCGTATTGCTCAGGACATGCTACTGGAGCATGGCATTAGCCTTGTGATTAATGTCAAACCT CAAGTCCTGGACCGTGTAAGTCGAATGACTCAGGGAGATTTAGTCATTTCAATGGATCAGCTTCTTACGAAACCTCGTCTGGGTACCTGCCACAAGTTTTACCTGCATTCCTTCCAGCTGCCAAATA ATGAATTGAAGTCCCTGATGTTTTTTGAGGGCTGTCCTCCTCAGCTGGGCTGCACTATTAAGCTCCGCGGTGCCTCAGAGTATGAACTGGCCCGTGTGAAAgaaatcattatttttatgGTGTGTGTGGCATACCACTCACAGCTAGAGATCTCTTTCCTCATGGATGAGTTTGCAATGCCTCCCAGCCTTGCTGAGAGTTCTTCATTCCCGTGTCTGCTGGAAAGCACCACTTTAAAGGAAGAGGACGAGACTGGTGGGAGCCAAGAAAATGATGGGTCCATGCTGGGGGATGACAATCTCACACTTCTTCCAGAAGCAGACTTTGAGCCAGGACTTCAGGAGGTTATCAAACTCCACAGTAGAGAGTCTTCCATCTCTGAATCTTTTTATAAAGATGGAGAAAGCCCCAGAATAGACAAAAATGGATCAGTTGCTTCCTTCTCTGGAGGAGATGATGACATTATAAAGACCTCCACACCCCTTTCCTCCTTTTCCAAACTTCCCCAGCCGGTGTCACCCCCTTTCCTGAATTCAGACCTGAGAGAGATGTCAAAGGAATTGAACAAGGGGCCAGGTGAGGAGGAGAAGAACAAAGAGCTAGAGGAGACTCTCGTTCATCGGGACAGCACAAGCTCTGAGACCTCCCTTCCCCCAGCCCGGCTCTTCAGGGATCCCTTACAGGATGACACAGACCTGTTTGTGACCGAGCATGTAGATTCCTCAGATGACCGCCTCAAGTCCATCTCAGCTTTATTTAAACAGGAGCTAAAAGATATTATCCTGTGCATTTCACCTTTTATTACCTTTCGGGAGCCGTTTTTGCTCACAGCGGCTGGACTGCGTTGTCCTAGCCGGGATTATTTTCCAGAACAGGTTTACCTCTCACCTCTATTAAATAAGGACTCGAAAGAGCTGGATGGACGCCGCAAGAGGCAGCTGCTGAAAGAGTCTGGCCCAAGTTCTGCCAGCCTGACTAATGGTATTGTGCCGCACCAACGGACCATCCAGATTTTGCCCTGTCACAAACTCATGAGTGCCCGTATAGCAGAGCAGCTAGGCTGCAGTCAGAATCTGGCACGCATGCTGGCTGACTACCGAGCCCAGGGAGGACGCATTCGGCAAAGAGAAGGAATGCAATTCCGCGAGGCCCCGCCCACAAAGGCGCCAGTAAAGGCAGATAGTGAAGAAGATAAAGGGGcaggacaaagtgaaatgaCATGGGCTACTAAG CTGGACTGTTTAAATCCAATCAACCATCAGAGGCTCTGTGTGCTGTTCAGTAGCTCATCAGCTCAATCTAATAATGCACCAAACCCCTGTGTTAGTCCATG GATTGTAACAATGGAGTTTTATGGCAAGAATGACTTGACTCTTGGTGTATTTCTGGAGAGATACTGTTTTAG ACCCTCTTACCAGTGCCCCAGCATGTACTGTGAGACCCCCATGGTGCACCACATCCGGCGCTTTGTGCACGGTAGCGGCTGTGTCCAGATTGTTCTGAAAGAGCTGGACTCGCCTGTACCCGGATATCAGCACACGATCCTCAACTACTCTTGGTGCCGTATCTGTAAACAG GTGACTCCCGTGGTCCCGTTGTCTAATGACTCCTGGTCCATGTCCTTCGCCAAGTATCTAGAGCTCCGTTTCTATGGTCACCAGTACACCCGTCGGGCCAACGCCGAGCCTTGTGGCCATTCCATCCATAAAGATTATCACCAGTACTTCTCCTATAACCAGATGGTGGCTTCCTTCAG CTACATCTCAGTGAGGCTTCTAGAGATatgtctgcctcctccaaagatCATCATCAGGAACCAGGGGCCCTCTAAAGCTACCTTGCAGCAGGATCTCAAAGACTTTACCCAGAA GGTGGCTCAGGTGTACCTGGCCATAGATGACCGGCTCACTTCTTTAAAAACTGACACTTTCAGCAAGACCAGAGAGGAAAAAATGGAGGACATGTTTGCACAGAAAGAT ATGGAGGAATCCGAGCTCCGCGGTTGGATAGAGAAGCTACAAGTGCGTCTGCAGACCAGTGCGATGGACTCGCCACAACAACTACAAGCTTTTATGGAGTCAGTGGTGGTCAAAAAGCAGGGCTTGTGTGAGACCTTGCAGTCTTGGAATAACAG ACTTCAGGACTTGTTCCAGCAGGAAAAAGGCAGAAAGCGTCTATCTGTTCCTCCCAGTCCTGGCAGACACAGACAAGCCACATCAGATGACAGCAAG ACTAGTGCTTTGGAGTCCTCTCCTCGTAACTCATCCCAAATAGATGGAGAAAAAG AGGACCGTCATCTCAACACATTTCCATCAAGTTCATCATTACTACAGTTACCGTCTCCAACTGAACAGGCTACAGATGTCATTACGAGCGGACCATCTTTTCCTGATCAGGACTCTGTCAGCATCCCAGAGG ACATGTTTGATGGACACTTAGGTGGCTCCAATGACAGTCAAGTAAAGTCAGAAAAATCCACCATGAAAACCATCCTGGCGAACCTGTTACCGGGCAACAGTTACAATCCCATCCCTTTCCCTTT TGATCCAGACAAGCACTATTTGATGTATGAGCATGAGAGAGTTCCTATAGCCGTTTGTGAGCGAGAGCCCAGCTCCATCATTGCCTTTGCACTCAG CTGTAAAGAATATAAAACTGCACTTGAAGAAATTACAAAGACTACCGCAAAGAGCGGAGGTGATGACGCATCTCAGGGCATTAG TGTTGGAGAGAGTAGAGCAAAGAACAGCCCTGCTAAACCTAGTGATAGTAGCATGTCACAACTGAGCCGCAGCAGCGTTGATGCTGACCCTCTCA AGGACCCTGAAAGTGGAGACAAACAGAAGAAGCAGACCGGAAACCCTCACATCGAGCTGC AGTTCTCAGATGCTAATGCCAAGTTTTACTGCCGGATCTACTACGCGGAAGAGTTCCATAAGATGCGGGAAGAGATTATGGAGAGCTCACAGGATGAATTTGTGCGATCGCTCTCCCACTGTGTAAACTGGCAGGCTCGTGGCGGGAAGTCCGGTGCAGTTTTCTACGCCACTGAAG ATGATCGGTTTATTTTGAAGCAGATGCCCAGATTAGAGGTCCAGTCATTCTTAGACTTTGCACCCCACTACTTTACTTATATCACAGGAGCAGTTCAGCAAAAG CGGCCCACAGCACTTGCTAAGATTCTGGGAGTGTACCGTATAGGCTACAAGAACTCTCAGAACAACACGGAGAAGAAACTGGACCTGTTGGTGATGGAAAACCTTTTTTATGGGAGAAAGATGGCACAg GTGTTTGACCTGAAGGGATCCCTGAGGAACAGGAACGTGAAGACAGATCAGGGAAAGGAGAGCTGCGAGGTGGTGCTCCTAGATGAGAATCTCCTGAAACTGGTGCATGACAATCCCCTTTACATTCGGTCCCACTGCAAGGCCATTCTCCGTGCTGCCATCCTCAGCGACGCCCACTTCCTGTCCAGTCACCTCATCATTGATTATTCCTTGCTGGTAGGCCGTGATGATACCACGGATGAGCTAGTCGTGGGGATAATAG ATTATATCCGGACTTTCACCTGGGATAAAAAGCTTGAGATGGTGGTCAAATCTACTGGGATACTTGGAGGTCAAG GTAAAATGCCCACGGTGGTGTCACCAGAGCTGTACCGGTCACGTTTCTGTGAGGCCATGGACAAATACTTCCTCATGGTCCCTGATCACTGGACGGGTCTTGGGCTCAACTGCTGA